A single Thermococcus sp. EP1 DNA region contains:
- a CDS encoding DUF512 domain-containing protein: MYELTEEYKLRKITKYELDMVNEREDLLIIPPSSRAGPCGNDCVFCYLLQNPPQMIYRVAKHDTLNDPELEKRIAYARKNYDLWIRVTDTSANVRFDERRIETLYKAGLDEIQISLHTTKKKVRVELMRNKNAEKVIDLLPKVVEHFRTIADIILTPGYNVSDIGEILRELDEFGVHEVRLFPIGVTRFSKTRPLSKEELQYVKRIVQEGQKDLDIKIVIPPIFQSLLGDFMLPFEPFEIESEFPVYIFTGELAYPEIKRLFPKLEVVMVKNEFFGGNIGTAGLLTAQDVLREIKKLPEVELGVIFLPELMFYGDLTLDGWKRRELFNKILVEKGYIVETALEPQEIPKMLERF; encoded by the coding sequence ATGTATGAGCTGACTGAAGAGTACAAGCTCAGAAAGATAACTAAATATGAGCTTGACATGGTGAATGAGAGAGAAGATCTTCTAATTATTCCCCCATCATCCAGAGCAGGACCGTGTGGGAACGATTGTGTTTTCTGCTATTTGTTGCAGAATCCACCTCAAATGATTTATCGAGTAGCCAAACATGACACTCTAAATGACCCAGAGCTTGAAAAAAGGATAGCTTATGCAAGAAAAAACTATGATTTATGGATAAGGGTTACAGATACGTCTGCAAATGTTCGTTTTGATGAGAGAAGGATAGAAACTCTTTATAAGGCTGGTCTGGATGAGATCCAAATTTCTCTTCATACAACCAAAAAGAAAGTTAGAGTGGAACTTATGAGAAACAAAAACGCTGAAAAAGTAATTGACCTTTTACCCAAAGTTGTGGAACATTTTAGGACGATCGCTGATATTATACTGACACCTGGCTATAATGTTAGTGATATAGGGGAAATCCTTAGAGAATTGGACGAGTTTGGTGTTCATGAAGTTAGGTTGTTTCCAATTGGAGTTACAAGGTTTTCAAAAACAAGGCCTTTGAGTAAGGAGGAACTTCAATATGTCAAGAGAATTGTGCAAGAGGGGCAAAAGGACCTTGATATTAAAATAGTGATCCCTCCGATATTTCAATCCCTTCTGGGAGACTTCATGCTTCCATTTGAGCCATTTGAGATTGAAAGTGAGTTTCCAGTCTATATATTTACTGGTGAGCTGGCTTACCCAGAAATCAAAAGACTTTTCCCAAAACTCGAGGTCGTCATGGTAAAAAATGAATTCTTTGGGGGCAATATAGGAACTGCTGGCCTATTAACAGCTCAAGATGTGCTTAGAGAGATCAAGAAGCTTCCAGAGGTTGAACTAGGAGTTATATTTTTGCCTGAGTTGATGTTTTATGGGGATCTTACCTTAGATGGGTGGAAAAG